CCACTCTACTCGTAGCCTCCatgcataacaaaaaaaaaataaatatatgttaatatctaaataaacaaaaagcgtGACTTAAAGTCTCATCAAAACAAAGCTGTTACGTAACAATTGAGCACGTCGCGATTTTGAGCGCATTAGTTAATTGTTGTGAGTAGTAAGTCTAGCTAACGCTCAAATACTAAATTAGATCGTAATAGTTGCTAAGTGAATACTTACCTATACTGTCGATACAATCACTTGTCGTAGATGCTGTTCATATTtcgttttttaagttatttcgATATAGCAACTATCAGAAACTTGGTTGCTCTgacatatctatatatacaaatcTGTATTCTAtacttatttgtatttaaagttttcttttattgattTACCATTGCCTTGACAATCTTATCCAAGCACGCTTTGACTTTGCATTTAGATTATGAACAgaaaagaagaacaacaaaaaagtaaataaattattaagattatttcagttctttttggttttacttCCAACTTTCATTTTCGACTGTCTGACAGAACAAAGCAATTATTTACACCGAGCAGCTTATCAAGTTCGCTTTGTTTGCcttaaatatcaaattgttgcaatatacatctatatatatgtacatgtactTAGTATGTACGAATACAGAAAACGCGCACTGGTTTGCGAATCATAGTCATTATCTAAAGCGCCAGCTTAAGGGCTCAATTCGATAGACAAATGAGCCTCTGTCTGTCCGCCAGTCTCTTAGTATatgacaatatttattttatttaactttgacACTTTGATTAAACATGGGAACGCCCACAAAATACCAACAAATTCGCGTGTTGTCGacgaaatacatttttaaatccaATCGAATTTCTTGgttagcaaaacaaaaatgttcaatCGATGAGAATGTTAACAGATACTCTTCAATCAAGCACCCACCTGGCATTTGCATTACTAGAGTGTGCCTGACTCAGCATATTTATTAACTAAAGTTTTCCTACCTTAAGCTCCACAGAATAAACTTATAATAACTCGTCATAATTGTTCAACAAATCGGATGATTACCGGCCGTTAAAAAGggtttcaacaaatttttatggaatttttttaGAGTAATAATATATAGATTCGCCATTACCAAGCTTCACTAAACATTTCcattaatttctaaataatgtttaattagCTGAAAAGTGTAATTTAGATAacttcatttattattatttttcattattatagtCTTCCCATGAAAATTAAGGACATTGTTATgaccaaataaaaatcttaaagcaACTATTGATGCAGTATTGTTATATAGTACTATAGGGCCAGTTAAGTCATCAATTTCAACAGACATATTGccacatatttataaaaaatatatatgtgaaaTATAGAAAAGATAATTAAGTGCATTGATCGCTTATTATTGCCACAAGTGTTCAAGGTATTTGCACTTGCCGCACGTTGTCTGCAGTCTAGAGTACGTTTGAGTTCAAAAAGACTTGCAATAGATATATTGATAAAACCATCTGTAACTTGTGAAACATGTTGCTATCAGTACAGTTATGACTCAGATACATTCTGATTCGTAAGGCATTCACGTCGCAGATACACAGCGTAGTGTATGTTTCTTAAATCAGCTGGCGAAGaaatcaacaataataataacaaaaataaatacaacaacaagctaTGTATTGTTAGTTGgttcaacaacaaattggCATGTGAATTGACAGGCAGAGCATGTGACTTtctgttataaataaattaaatatttagcgcAAATAAACAGGCAAATAATTAAGTTATGGCAGCTCGGTATATTCATACAGTAAATTGATCACAGTCATTGGCAAAAGTCTATCCACCAGTTGTTAAATGATAAGCCATATTGCGGATGATAATATACAACTGATAAACTGCTAggtgttgtttatttttttgtctgcGACtgtgtacatattttaatgactgattaattttattacatattcTACAACTTCGACTTTGTTTATTCCAAATGAGAAGCTAATGTGCGATCTAACGGTAGTCATTCATAAATGTTTAagatatataagtatgtgAGGGATTATGTGTATCAGTTATTGTTGAATGTATTTAGCGTTGATCACAACAATATCATAATCATAGAAAGCCAAATACGCTCGTAAATGTCCAAAAGTTTAACTAAAGCATAGATTATTGACAATGTAATGAAATTACGAAATGCAATAGAGAATAAGTAATtgttaaatgtgtttttgtgtgtgtgtatgtacaaataacagcaatagcaacaatataATACAAAGAACAACTAATAAAAACTTGTTAAACTACTTGCAACTGTTTATTCGTAAAGATGTTAAAAGTTACATCAGAAGTCACCACTGACGGTTACATAACTTACAACTTTATCTGTTAAACGAGGGGTAAAAAAAGGTATGAATATACTCGACTACAAATTACACtacagttttattattattttttaatagctgAATTGCTCGAAAGGTAACTAACATAACATATAATAAAAGGTAGATCTACAACAACCCAATGACTTTTCTAGTCATTCTCAGAAGGTACAGggtattaagaaaaaaatctatttctaCTGCAACCTCGgtcaatttttcaatatgatcaagttttcttaaaatagaCATGAATTAGACTAAAGCATaagcataaacataaacataaacacacaaatatacataGAGTCGAGGCTTAAGTAATTGTTAACACACATGCGCGTTCTCTCAGTGTAATTATGACAACAATTGAATAATCATTATGTATATTATGAAACaagaaaacatatatatttgtatggtATTTGCatgtattgtatttgtatatataaatagtatgCATGTATATCAAATACATATGATACAAACTAAAGAAATGAAGCAATTACAATCgtatatgtaaaataataataataaaagtaaaaattaaaataaaaatatgaaaacatcATCAAATTTCTTATCGACGATACTCCTCTCAGGTAGGTGACGCTTCACGGGATGACAGACTGTTGGGGAAAGGTGGTGACAGGGGGAACACAAAGTTTGCAACGTCATTGAGAATGATTGTTATTGCTGTACGTATCCTTAAACTTTTTCTGTATTAACTGATACGCGTTGTAGACTCTGTTAAGATGTAAAAGAAAGCCAAGTTAATAAGGCGGAAAGATGTttgatgatcatgatgatcGATCTTACCGTTCTTTCGCCGCCTTAAAGGACTTCTTGCGCTGCTTGAGGCACGCTGAGTTCTGTGCGGCATCTGTTTGAGGCAGATCGTTGGGAGATATCATTGTAATGTTGTCTGGATGGCAGAAGAAGGCGATCGAGTGACGACCACGATTTCGTAAGTGCTCTTGCTCTGGTATGACGACGCGATGTTCCTATTTACAAGAACAGAGGATTAGTCTAGAAAGGAACGGCTACGAATATATTGCTATGCTTACCAGTGCGGGATATCGCTCCTTTGTCCAAATGGACAGGATTTCGCCACAGTTGACTAAAATGGCACCTGGTAAATGGCCGACACGATGCCACTTCTCGCTACCGGGTAATTTGACCTCTAGGCCACCTTCGGAATCTTGGGCCAGGAGTGTGAATGTGCCATAGTCGACATGTGCGCCACAGCGTATGACATCGCCATTGGCCAGCTTGTGCTCGGATATCTCTCCATCTTTGCCATTGGCCGGCATCCCATCCAGTTCGTTGAGCTCTTCGCGGGGATTATGTTCGGGCCGAAAGTCCGGCTGATCCGAGAGGCAACGCTGGTAGCTGTATTGGCAACGGCCCTTGATCACATCATTCTGTCCATGTCCGGGCTCATCGTCCACCACTGGCGGATAGTAGAGCATGCGCAGGGTGGTCATATTGTCGTGATCGCCGGACAACATGTGTGAGTGCTTTTCGAGGAAAAATGTGTGCGGAATGTCCAGTGAGACGGCCAGCGCCTGCAGTATGAAGCTGGCCAGCGCCTTGAAGTCATTGGCCAGTGTGCTAATGTGATCCGCAAAGCCAGGCAGTGGCTCCTCCGGCAGATTCTGGGCATTCAATGTGCATATGTTGAATGCATGACGCAGTTCCGGTGTCTTGCCATCAAACCTCTCAACTCCCGGACTCACATAGCCATGATTATCGCCATCGCTGCGTATGTAATGCTGTTTCACATCCGTCTCCAGGTCCACAAAGTCATCCAGATGATCCCAAGCGGTCTTCAGCTAAATTGGAAAGGAAAGAGTTATGTATATGACCATATAGAGGTATAGAATCATGAGACTAGCTACCTTCTCATCAGATATGCCATGATTGACCAGCAGCGCCATGCCCTTCTCGGACAATGCCTTCTGGAGCTGATGACCCACACGATTCACCACCGATTTCACGGGCACCTCCTCAATGCCTGcaagtaaacaacaacaaatagatcATCAGTTGAGTGCGTGGGCGTGGGAATAAAATGAGTCCCCAACGAAACTGGCACTTTAACAATTTGATAcggaattttaaatgtatttaatcgTTTTGTGCTCAATTCGTGGAAGCGAACTCGAAATAACAATCGCACAGCTGCTgacaataatcataaattcgaaataaatttcGCTTGTTTTATGGCATACAATTAGAGTACACATTCGAACTATACTGGACCCAATAAATACCTGATATCAGgtcgaaaacaacaacagctcatCAATGTTCATAGAACTACCGCAGAACTGCCACGCGACGACTGTCGACGGGTAAATCCACGTGCCAAACTCAAGTTCTCTGGAAACTGTAAACTCGGGGCAAtcatttaattagaattgaAAACGTACAATTACAACGCGACCAAAATAGACCATAAAATACCCATTTGCCATAATGGGCAATGATATAAATGCTCGGCCAAGGCAATGTATACGTTCAATTCGATAAATGCAATAAAGGTAAATGCAATCAATTGCAATGTCATGGCAAATGCCCgtagcgacgacgacgacgacgacgagaaCGACGACTGGGTTTCTCCATTGcggaaaattatataaaaataaaccaaccAAAGTGCAGCGGAAAACGTGGCAGTGAGTTGAGCAAAAAGGATGTGCCTTGCCCCTGCAACTTGTCACTGCCCCTGCAGGTGTCAAGCATTATCGACAACTCGAGATATGACTTtgtgcatttttcatttttttaaatccatatacacgtacatataacGTTGCTGTTCATTGAATGCCAGGTAATGAATGAATAcgaacaatttgaaatatttccaCACGTTGGTGTCGTTGACAAACACACACGGGGCGTATAAgcaatctataaataaataattgccaATTTCAGTTTGTCGCACGCCACCAGCAAATCGCTCCCTcaaccaccaccaacaaccaCCATCAcgaaccaccaccaccacccgCCACATTAGCACCACAATCCCACATGGAATACACATGAAAGTTCGAGTAGAACCTCTAATCAACGCCATGACGCACTGTTTTTTCAACTGATAAGAACGGAAATTCACGGTTAATTGTAATTACGTTGTGTAGTTATCAGTGCGTGTCGGACCCCAAAACAGATTTTTGTAGCCAGGCGGCaattgcatatatgtatactacTTCCTAATCATTATACAGAAGCTCTAGAAAAAATTTTCCCTGTCTATTGACGATGATTTGATGAGGTCAGGTCGACTATTGAATGGAATCAATTGAAGCGCAACGTCAGTTCTAGAAACGCCTTTCGATTTCACTTCATTAGATGCAATTACTTTTCCTTTCTCACTGTCACACTCTCCTGCTGTCCCGCTCTTTTCATgtgaattgaaatttgtatggGAACTGAGAGGAATTGAGTTTTGCATGCAATTCAATTACAACGCACATCGAGTTGCGGGCACTTTTCAATTAgcgacaatttttttaaattttcgcaGTTTTATACAGCTCACATGCTAGTCGCTATTTATCTACATATATCGTCGCTAATTTATCTATATTGAGGCTAATTAATTGAGTCATCTGTTAGTCAGCATAATACGCCTCATACGACGCAATCGTTGAAGATCATCACCTCGAAAGATGCTTCtctggttttggttttggttttggctttgaatttttatatttatttacttttttattttagttcagTTCGATCCGCtgccaaattgattttatttctaGTACTATATATACgattttatatcttttaatatttatgggCCCCATAAACAGACCAAAATGCGTTCTgacttttgtatatttttcaaaagtgAGCTATGCTAGGAATTTCTATTGACGACTGACCTGCTGTTTACACCCTGtactttttacaaatatcATGGAGTCTATTATTTCTTCTCTTTGTTTGCCGCTGTAACACAGCATAAGGTATCTTTTAGTCAAACAATTGTGTATGCAGTTCGCAGAATAGACGCCACATTTGATTCAATATTTATAGGCCAATTCATATGCCCGCGCATTGAGAGCTTAAAAGCATTCGATTTGTTGttgaacatattttatttatagaaaaattaattgcgTACAGTTGAAAGTGTTTCGCTGTTCAAATGTCTGAGTACTCGTATCATTAAATAGttcatatactatataaaagttaatagATCCCAGAATTGACTGAAATGAAGCCAAGTCAATAATTAGTTTATCGTAATTCACAGCAATTTTCCGGGGAAATTCAACAAAGCCACAGCTAATTTCAGAATTCTATATAAAAGAATGAGACAGCTACAGCAACATTGTTGAattgaataacttttaaaatttatctgagcagcaacagctcgtTGTATTCAGATGTGGCGCTGTTCAGGTTTAAGCTGGTTTTAATCGGACTTCAAAGCGCCTCGTTAATATTGCTGTCATTCtcgttgatgttgtttttttctgagCTGCTGTGACGATGCCGCAGATATCAATTAAGTTGGCAATCGGCTAGCGGCAAAGTGGGAGCGGGCCTGGTGACGCCGCTGGGGATTCACTGACCAAATGCGTCATTTATTCGTTGACGTCGCTTAAAGCGCGCTTTGCGATTCGTTGACTCAGTTTGTGTTTGAGTTGAGTGTAAATATAGCAGCAATACTCgtaacaacaaattcaaacaaGCAGCACATAAGTCGGACAAAACAAgcccacaaaaacaaaaatagcagacaagaacaataacaagcaaatcaagttttccaaataaagtaaaaatgaaTGTAAATATTCAGATGCATTTCCGCAATAAGCTCGTACTCGAACTCGAACAAGTATTCGTACTCGTAAGTATACGAGTAGTTTCAGCTTGACATTGGGCTCTAACAAAAAACTATCT
The genomic region above belongs to Drosophila innubila isolate TH190305 chromosome 3R unlocalized genomic scaffold, UK_Dinn_1.0 2_E_3R, whole genome shotgun sequence and contains:
- the LOC117789779 gene encoding 1-aminocyclopropane-1-carboxylate oxidase-like encodes the protein MLKTKTSDDKLDTLLSRSAVPIIDLAHCGIEEVPVKSVVNRVGHQLQKALSEKGMALLVNHGISDEKLKTAWDHLDDFVDLETDVKQHYIRSDGDNHGYVSPGVERFDGKTPELRHAFNICTLNAQNLPEEPLPGFADHISTLANDFKALASFILQALAVSLDIPHTFFLEKHSHMLSGDHDNMTTLRMLYYPPVVDDEPGHGQNDVIKGRCQYSYQRCLSDQPDFRPEHNPREELNELDGMPANGKDGEISEHKLANGDVIRCGAHVDYGTFTLLAQDSEGGLEVKLPGSEKWHRVGHLPGAILVNCGEILSIWTKERYPALEHRVVIPEQEHLRNRGRHSIAFFCHPDNITMISPNDLPQTDAAQNSACLKQRKKSFKAAKERVYNAYQLIQKKFKDTYSNNNHSQ